The Helianthus annuus cultivar XRQ/B chromosome 11, HanXRQr2.0-SUNRISE, whole genome shotgun sequence region tggttatatttacgaatcagatcgcgtataaccttccagaaagcgatttaaagcccaaaatcgaacaagaattgatatgtgtaaacgatacacatatttttataaatcccaagtatgaaatgcaaaatttcattggtttggaatttgtttgacggtcacagtgacacggGTGTCACATCCGACGCCTGAAAAcgttaccgaaacgctaaaatacGCATAATTCAATGTACATGAAAATGGGGGATTCATGGGTGAATCTTATATGatattatgtgttatatgttaAGTGTTGACATGATAGCGGAGATTAAGACTATGCATGTACACTTGTATGTTTAAAACGGTAATATCGGTAAAGTCACGTTAAGTATGTAACTTATTTTTCGAGCATGAAAATAATACATAGGTAAACTTAATGAGCTATTTCATGTATAAATGCTTCAAAATGATGAAATACATAAGTTGACGAGATACATGTATTACGATATTGATAATATGTtcacgtttatgtatatatattatgaagcgtaaatcgtagatatattgctTATAAACGGGTGTGATGATGGATATAACATAATAAGGGTCACTAATAAAATCATTCAAGTAGCAAAACTCTCAAAAAATTTATATGAACGCATATATATAAATACGCCAACATAATGAAAAATAAAGACTTTTTCGAGAAagtctcaaagttatgtgaaaattctatgTATTGGAGAAACTTAGTATTTTTGTGAAATGTTGATTATTAAATCGTTCCTATGGAAATTAGGACGTGTAGATCAGATTGTGGGATTGCATTAATATAattacgcacccaaaggtgagtgtcactaacccccatctttttactgttttgtatacGTTTTGGGGGAAGAACACGCCTTTAAAAGAATAaatatgtttttgtataaaacatacctttgattaaattaaatatatattttcgtgGAAAATATATGGTTTTGATGATATAAATATGTTTCGGGGAGAAACGGTTTTAATTGATATAAATATGTTTCAGGGAGAAACGGGGATTATTACGGTGTTTTGGGGATAAAACGACCGTGTAGATTTAAAAATGCTTAAATCTAAGTTGTGACGAATTCGCTTGATCTCAAAAGAATAAGTATCGGTTTAGGCTTATGTTTCGGTGGGGACTTCGGGGAATTCGTACAACAcaaaatattaaatttatcattattagtagtatatatatatatatatatatatatatatatatagggagaagatcatgcgagaaccacctcttattgtgagaaccgcgagaaccacctcttattaggtttttggggggtgggggaggggggtttaggttttgggggggggggttggtgttaggttttttttaaggttttttttagcatttagcttggggggggtttaggtttttttttggggggggggggtgggggggtttaggttttgggggggggggtgggggttaggtttttttaggtttttttaggtttttttagctattttaggttgtgttcacattggttctcaaggttctcacaataatggtggttctcgcatgagcccctccctatatatatatatatatatatatatatatatatatatatatatatatatatatatatatatatatattgttcatgAGGCAGGCACTATAAGTGGCCCATTGTGGGCACATGAGCAAATATGTCGTTTAATCATTAATATTGCATGCGTGGAATTGTTGATAGATCTATCGGATTGATCaccccgtcgtgaccggtagCTCTGTGTCAAGTCAAGCGACGAATTGATATTCTGTTATTGTCTAGCTTTAATTATACCTTCATTGTTAATATATAGCTCGTAATGTCTTGCAAACTTACGAATCCGAACATTTGATGCTATCAATCTAATATGTAAACCTTGGGAAGATGCTTTTTGTCGAAGGTTTTCGTAAAACGCTTTCGACGGCTGACCCTCAGATTTTTGTAAAGGAAATAAAATTGACTTTCttaaattatatggatgttttttttaataaatacataATTAGAAAGTTTTCCTTGGATCAAATTGTTTATAATTTGGATATGTGAACTCACcctcctttgtgttgacacttgattttaacgtgttcttcAGGTACTTGAGTTTGGCTTCGGGAATTTTGGcgtatcttgtggttgttgatgcatgtCGTGTTTAATAATGTTTTAGACAACTTTTAAAACTTTTAGGACCAAGTTTGTATTAAGATCCATAAGGATCAAGACAACTTAACTATGTTATGGTTGTGGTTTGCTtttaaactttaagtttaaaaaatatgttttaattaagttgaaTGTCCAAAATTAACAATGCATCATTCACCAAGATATTtatgggcaccaacttccgtcaccactacgtATGTActtccgctgcgacgtttttggggtgtgacagaagttggtatcagagccaatggttgttAGCGAACTAAATGTCTTCTGGGAGAAACTCTAGACTTCAACCAAAGAATTTTGAGATTAAATTCCAAAATTCGCGAAGCCAATAATTTTAAAATAAACATGGATTTTGATCATGTATGAAAACCATTGCGTGTTTATGTGCATACATGTTAATCTGTTTATTTGTGCCTTGTGTGTTATTTTTCATTTGAATACACACTTACTTTGTACGGTTACATTATGTCACAGATGTCGCACTCGCATGAGGTCATCGAGATTCACGACTCAGAGAGCGAGCATGAATTCGAGACCTCACCAACCTCAGTCCTGCCAAAGATACCCCACACTACCCCATAGATCGTAGACATGGCTGGTTTTACCTCGTCATTCTATGTCGGCCCTACTGTATTTTCCAGTCAGGTTGACACCTGTTATGCTCACACTAGCAATAGTTGGATTGACGATGATGATTCTGCTCCTACCACGATTTCGAGATAGGACAATCATCAGGTACTGTGCCTAGCGTTGATGATATGGATAGAGGTATTCATTTGATTGGAGGATCTTTTGGGATAGCACCAGTGGTGGACGCCACTACTGTCACGACTCGACCTTTAGAGCCATTGGTAGTCCCGCCCACTGTCACTGTTGAGCCTACACCTGAGATCCCTCCGCCCATCGTTTCAGAGTCATCTATTCTGCTTTCCGAGTCACGAGTCTTTACTGCACCTCTACTAGGCTACACTCGTTGTAGGAATAGGACTCGACCCGCAGGAGATATCACATCGACTTCTAGATCCAAGATAGAGTCTGCTTTGAAGAAGCAGAAAGGAGTTTGGGTCGACCGATGCTCTCACTACGATCCTCAGATCGCCACCTTACGCGGAGACCTGGAGACGACTAAGGGCCAGATGAAGGATCTTGAGGGTCATATGGATTGGTATGATGAGCTTCAGGACTTAGATGACAGTGCCATGGATCAGATGCATTGGAGGATCGTGGAGCTCGAGGAGCTGGTTAGGAAGCTTTTGGACTTCCTGGGTTTTAAGTGATTGTtggttttttgttttgtttgattgtCCCTTTTGGTAAACCCTATTCGGCTTGCATGCTACTTTAGATATTTAGGAAGAAATTCATTCAGACTTATTAATGGTGTTTGATTTTATTCACACCGAATTTTGGTTAGTCTTTGTACTACAAACAAGCAGTGTAACTTCTATGATAAATATCAATGGGTTTTTGGATTAAAATTATTCTCATTATTACGTGGATGTGATTACATGCATATTGTTTGGTCCACTAGCATTTAATGATTGAATTATTTGAATATTGTCTTAcgttttattattgttataataATAGAAACGACAAGATGCCACCAAAAGCGAGACAGGGTCCTTCTACTAATGCTACTGGATTACCTGCCACCCCGAAGACGTTGGCACAACTTATCGCCCAACACGTCAATACTACCATGGAACAACGCGAAGCTAACTAGACTACTGGGCAAGGACGTGGGCGTGGACGTGGTGCCAATGTGCATGGTTTAGGTGGAGCACCAATTGGAAACCCTCCAGGTAGTGTAATGATCGGAAAAGTTGTAGTAGTTCTTGTGTTATGATATAATCTAAGAGTAATCTTGATTTTCAGTAACATTGTGAATAGTGCATGGATGTACGTACAAAACATTCCAGGGTTGTAACCCAAGATCATTTGTTGGTGTTGATGGACCTCTTGATATCACTAGATGGATCGAGAAGATGGAGTCTGTACTGGCaattagtggttgtgctgctgATCAGAGGGTTAGGTATGCTTCATGTTCGTTTCTTGACGAAGCTTTATCCTGGTGGAATGCACAAGTTCAAATTTTGGGAGAAGACGTTGCCTACGGTCTTACATGTAACGAACTGAAAGATATGCTTCTTAAGGAATACTGCCCACGTAGTGAGATACAGAAGATTGAGACTGACTTCTGGATTCTGACCATGGAAGGCTTGAATGTCAGAGCTTATACGTCTCGATTCAATGATCTGGCTAGGTTGGTTCCTCGGATGGTCACTCCTGATTACGTTAAGATTGAAAGGTATATTTGGGGACTGGAGCCACAGATTCGCAGTATGGTCACGTCAGCGAAACCCACTACCTATCTGGAAGCTACTACATTGGCAAAATCATTGGCTGATGATGCTGCTCGTAAAATTAGCCTTAACAAAAAGGATGAGACTGGGAAGTCATCGGTGAAAGCCAATGCAGACGGGAAATCTAATCGACAGGAGCATTCTGAGCCTAGAGCTGGGGATTCGTGGAAGCGAAAGTCTGAGAGTTCGAAGGATTCTGATGAGAAGCGTGAGAAGAAATGCAATTCAGGAAAAGCATACGTGGCTAACTCCAGTGGTTCAGGGAAAGATGTGGCCAGGGATGGCAAGAGTGGTTCTGTGAAAAGAGCTCATGGTGATGAGCAAGGGAAATGTGCCAGATGTGGTCGATCTGGGCATGTGACTCGTAAGTGCTATGCTAAAAGCACGTCAGATGGAGTCAAGCTCGAGGGATGCTTTGAATGCGGAGAATAGGGACATTTCAAGAGAAATTGTCCTAATGTGAAAGGTCAGAATGCCAGGGGTAGAGCATTTGAGCTGAATACTGAGAAAGCTCAAGATGATCCTGCAGTTGTTACCGTACGTTCTTAATCAATAACCATTCTGCGTTCGTACTATTTGATACTATGGCTAACTTGAGTTTTGTTTTGAAAAACTTTGAACCGTTTCTGAGTTCTCAAACAAGTAAGCTAGGTAAAGAGTACTCaatagaactagcaaatggtaaattGATAGAAACTAGCGAAGTCATTCGTGATTGTAGTATTCGGTTATGCGATCATAGTTTTAGTATCGATTTGTTACCAGTAGAGCTTGGTAGTTTCGATGTaatcattgggatggattggctatccaagaATAAAGCTGAGATTATTTTTTCGGAGAAACTATTGTGGATACCTCGTCCTGGCAGTGAAGCTATAGTTGTTCACGGAGATCGATCGAGTCGGGTATCGAGAATCGTCAGTGTTATGAAGATCACAAGATGTTGCGTAAGGGTTATCCTGCGTTCTTGGTCAACGTGGTTGATACGAAGGTTGAAGGCAGGAAGATCGAGGAGATTCCTATAGTTTgtgagtatccagaagttttccttgaagacttacctggattaccccCTGCGAGACAGATCAAATTTAGAATTAATCTTGTTCCTGGTGCAGCACCGATTTTAAAATCTCCTTACGGATTAGCACCTTCGGAAATGAATGAATTGTGGAATCAGCTTCAAGAGCTACTAGACAAAGGTTTCATTCAACCaagcttttcgccttggggagcacctgttttgtttgtgaagaaaaatGATGGttccttcaggatgtgtatagattataggGAGCTGAACAAGCTAACTATCAAGAATCAGTATCCACTACTGGGAATCAATGAtatgtttgatcagctacaaggatccagttactactcgaagattgatttgcgttcaggctatcaccaattGAAGATTGCTGATGAAGATGTTCTAAAGACTGCATTTAGAACACgctatggccattatgaatttttagccatgccttttggcttaactaatgcgctgtgttcatggatctcatgaacagggtatgtAAACCCTGTTTGGATAAATTCGTGATAGTATTCATTGATGATATACTCATCTATCGCGAACCAAAGaagatcatgagcaacatctgaAGACAattttggagctgctgaagaatGAGAAGCTGTATgctaagttctctaaatgtgaattttggattcgagaagtccATTTTCTTGGGCATGTCATAAATGAGAAAGGTATACATGTGGATTCGTCGAAGATTGAAGCAATTAAGAATTGGGAAGCACCAAGGACTCCTTCAGAGGTGCGACAATTCTTAGGACTTGCTGggtattatcggagattcatagaGAATTTCTCTAGACTAGCACAGCCATTGACGCTATTGAcccagaaggataagaagtttgattggacaGAAAAACAGGAGAAAGcttttcagttgttgaaggagaGGTTGTGTAGTGCACTTATTCTTTCCGTTATTGAGGGAAATGACGATTTTGTTGTATACTGTGATGCGTCACGTTTGGGCCTTGGTTGCGTGCTTATGCAGAAGGACAAAGTGATGGCCTATGCATCCAgacaactgaaggtgcatgagaagaactacacagctcatgatttggaattaggagctgtTGTGTTTgccttgaagatttggagacattatctgtatggcaTGAAGTATACGATTTACACAGACCATAAGATCCTCcagcatatctttgatcagaaggaactcaacatgagacaacggcGTTGGGTAGAGTTActcaatgattacgagtgtgaTATTTGCTATCACCCAGGTAAAGCAAACATCGTTGCTGATGCGCTCAGTAAGAAAGAGCGGGAAAAGCCTCTTCGTCTTCGTGCTTTGGGATTAACCATACAGACAAGTTTGACTGTTCAAATTCATGATGCATAGCGAGAAGCTTTAAGAGATGAGAATTTGAGAAGAGAAGGTTTAAGAGGTTTAGAATGTAAACTGATACCGAAAGCGGATGAAGTGATGTACTTCATGAACCGGATTTGGGTTCAGCGCATGGTGGAGGTGTCGCCATGTGTCCTGTTGTGTCAGGCGCACGAAGGAGCAGCCGCCACGTGGCCTGTTAGCTTTGGTTGTCAGCCTGTTCAACAGCTTTATGCAAGTGGAAGCTCTGTTAGTTGATCGAGTAGTCCAGTATTGCACGGTTTAGCTGACCGTTGTTGTCAGTGCAGGGTGTGGCACTTGCTGGTTGGTCACAGAAGTCAAAGTGACGGTTCCACTTGCATTGTAATAAGATGTTGCCTTTATGCGTGCGCTCTGTAGGCTTGCGCAATACCGTAGCATGTGTTGGATGAGTTCCACAGTACAAAACAACACATCCTCATTAACTACTCAACTAGGAGTCAAGAGAAGTTCCACCGTCTGATGATGTTCGCGCGCGCCCTGCAAGCTTGCGCGGGACTGAAACATGTTTTTAGCCGAGTGGCAAAGTAAACTGGGTGATGGTCACTTGCGCCTAAGCCTGGTGcaagatctgggaccataccccttcaacgTGTATGGTTAGAAAATATACATGTTTGATGCTTCTCACAAATAATTACAATTTggtaataaaacacataatcatgaTTTACAGGGCTGACATTTGGTCGTTTGGAATTACTGCACTTGAGTTGGCTCATGGCCATGCCCCTTTCGATGAAGGTTAATAAGGTAATCAATATGTGCAGATGATGTCTACATTATAATGGATATTTATATTGTACTAATTGTGTCATAGTTCATttaatttttctcttttttattatttaattaataaacaAGACCCAAATCATGCTCACTCAATATCTACGTACTGTAGTTTGACTGAAGATGCTTTGATGAAGCGATAGCAAATCATTAGTGAGAAGTTGATCGTTACTTCATGGAAGTGAATTGGCAAAGGTACATACAAAGTCCATCTTATGATGTTAAGAAAAGTGTTTTCGAGTCAATTCAACCCGGTACTACCTATTTTAATATGTATTAGAAAATGACTATTTCTAACCTGTTAAGTGACCCGCCCCGTCCATCTTACTACCTCTCCTAAAATTAATTATGCCAATATCACAAATGACTATTTCAATGATATTACACTTCCAACTGAAATTCATTTATCCTTTATGCAGATTTTCAAAGTTGAAAGGAATCATCCCTCATGGCGATCAAAATAGAGACAAGGCATCTTTTTTGTTGGAGGTATTATACTAGACCAACATGTTTCCTATTTTTTATTAACTTAATTAAATAAAACTAACAAGTTTGATCGTTAATGTTTTTATAGGTTATTGAATATATTCAGTTTCTACAAGAGAAGGCGCGTAATATTTATTTTACATGAAGGGCCGCCTCAAGGCCCTGAGCCGTTTCTCTGATCGTCTCACGTCTAAACCAAGTCGGTTATCTTAATATGTATTTCTCATTTTATTTGTAAGTCCTCTAAACAActtagagttaaatgcttggttggtctctgtggtttgcaaaaattgcagagTTGGTCTTAGTGGTTCACTAATTACATGCGTGGTCCCAAAACATTAACATTTGTTAAGTTTTCCAGTTAAGtccatgttaaatgaccaaaatacccttgcttATTAACAAAACCCAGCCTCagcttcatcaccatcatcatcttcatcgccatcatcatcttcttcaacctctACCCTAccaattcttcttcttcttctacccttcaccaccaccactacaagaACCACCACCATCTTCCCTCCTCCACCAAAAAAATCCAAAACAAAAAAGCTTGCAATTGTAATCCAATAAAACCTGCAGAATACCGATTTTGATTCAAAATCCCCAAACGAGCTGCTTGTGAAACAGAGCTCCTTCTTCTCGTCGCTGCTACTGAGGTCCCTGATCGCAGACTCAGTTCTTCGAGAGCAGGTAAGTTTCGTGATTTCCCGCTCTGATAGACGAATGGGTATTGAACAGAATATCAAATCGGAAATTGTAATCCAATAAAACCTGCAGAATACCGATTTTGATTCAAACGAGATCTGATTCGGAATTGTAGGTCTTCGATCCGACGGGTTTGAGGTTGCAGGTTTTATTATTGGCTGGCGATGGAAGGGAAGGGGTTTGTTTGAGTGTGCAAATCTGATATGTATTGGGGTTTGAGGTTGCAAGTCCGACGGGTTTGATGTTGCAGATTTGATTTTTGAATTCATGGTAATAATAAGTGCTCTTTTGTGGGTAATTTGGTCTGACGGGTTAGAGTTCAGGGAGATGGTGATGAAGATGTTGAAggatttttagagagagagagca contains the following coding sequences:
- the LOC110866408 gene encoding uncharacterized protein LOC110866408 — encoded protein: MESVLAISGCAADQRVRYASCSFLDEALSWWNAQVQILGEDVAYGLTCNELKDMLLKEYCPRSEIQKIETDFWILTMEGLNVRAYTSRFNDLARLVPRMVTPDYVKIERYIWGLEPQIRSMVTSAKPTTYLEATTLAKSLADDAARKISLNKKDETGKSSVKANADGKSNRQEHSEPRAGDSWKRKSESSKDSDEKREKKCNSGKAYVANSSGSGKDVARDGKSGSVKRAHGDEQGKCARCGRSGHVTRKCYAKSTSDGVKLEGCFECGE